Below is a genomic region from Halobacterium sp. CBA1132.
TGTTCGACGTCCGTGCCGAGCAGGTCGAGGAACTGCGAAATCCACTCGGGGTGGTCCGGCCACGCCTGCCCCGTCACGAGGTTCCCGTCTGTCGTCACTTCGTCGACCCACGAACACCCGGCCGCCTCGCACTCCGGCCGCACCGCGGGGTACGACGTCACCTCGTAGCCGTCGAGGACGCCCGCCGCGGCCAGAATCTGTGGGCCGTGGCACAGCGACGCCACGGGCTTGTCCGTCTCGAAGAAGTGCCGGACCGTCTCTAAGACCTCGTCGTACGTCCGGAGGTACTCCGGCGCTCGCCCGCCCGGCACCACGAGTCCGTCGTAGTCCGCGGGGTCGATTTCGTCAAGCGTCGCGTTCAACACGAAGTCGTGGCCGCGCTCTTCGAGGTACGTCTGGTCGCCCCGGAAGTCGTGTATCGCGGTCTTCACGCGGTCGCCATCACTTTTCTCCGGGCAGACCGCGTCGACCTCGTGGCCGACCGCCTGCAGCGCCTGAAACGGGACCATGATTTCGTAGTCCTCGCCGAAGTCACCCACGACCATCAGCAGTTTCTTGCCAGTCATTGTCTCACAGGTATCTGTTGTCGCTACACCGGCATAACTGTTCGCTGAGCGAACAGTCAAGCCCCTCGCGTCCGTCCGAGCGCACATGGTCTCGACAGGACTCGACGGCGACATCGCCGTCGTCACTGGTGCGAGCAGCGGTATCGGCGAAGCAACCGCGCACGTCCTCGCTCGCGACGGTGCGACCGTCGTGCTCGCGGCGCGCCGGCGCGAACGCCTCGAAGAAATCGCCGACGACATCGCCGCCGAGTACGACGCCGACGCCCACGTCGTCCCCACCGACGTCACGGACGAATCCGAGGTCCAGTCGCTCGTGGACGCCACCGTCGAGGAGTTCGGCAGTATCGATGTCCTCGTGAACAACGCCGGCCTCGGCCGCGGCAGCGACGTCGAGAACCTCGACACCGAGTCGTACCGGCAGATGATGGACGTCAACTGCGACGGCGCGTTCTTCGTGACGCGGGCCGCGCTCGAACACCTCCGGGAGGCCGACGGCAATCTCGTCTTCGTCGGGAGTTTCGCCGGCCAGTACCCGCGGCCGTCGAACCCCGTCTACGCCGCGACGAAGTGGTGGCTGCGCGGGTTCGCGCACAGCGTCGAAGCCGCGCACGGCGACGACGGTCTCGCGGTCACCGTCGTCAATCCTACGGAGGTCCGCTCGGAGTTCGGCAGTGAGGACGGCGACGCCTTCGAGGACGTGTTCGAGCCCGGCGAAGTCACCGAACCAGTCGAAATCGCGGAAGCCATCGCGTTCGCCGCTCGGCAGGAAGCGCCGACGACGACCAGCGAAATCGACGTCTACCGCCGCGACAAATTCAGCCACTTCTGACCGCCGGCGGCTGGACGAACGACCAGAAACTCGGCGGCCGCGAAACCTTCTTGTACCGCAACTCCTCTGTGCTAACGTGTGACACGATTCGGGCGGGCCTGACCGCG
It encodes:
- a CDS encoding SDR family oxidoreductase, whose protein sequence is MVSTGLDGDIAVVTGASSGIGEATAHVLARDGATVVLAARRRERLEEIADDIAAEYDADAHVVPTDVTDESEVQSLVDATVEEFGSIDVLVNNAGLGRGSDVENLDTESYRQMMDVNCDGAFFVTRAALEHLREADGNLVFVGSFAGQYPRPSNPVYAATKWWLRGFAHSVEAAHGDDGLAVTVVNPTEVRSEFGSEDGDAFEDVFEPGEVTEPVEIAEAIAFAARQEAPTTTSEIDVYRRDKFSHF
- a CDS encoding DJ-1/PfpI family protein, producing MTGKKLLMVVGDFGEDYEIMVPFQALQAVGHEVDAVCPEKSDGDRVKTAIHDFRGDQTYLEERGHDFVLNATLDEIDPADYDGLVVPGGRAPEYLRTYDEVLETVRHFFETDKPVASLCHGPQILAAAGVLDGYEVTSYPAVRPECEAAGCSWVDEVTTDGNLVTGQAWPDHPEWISQFLDLLGTDVEHSEPAVED